In Paraflavitalea devenefica, a single window of DNA contains:
- a CDS encoding valine--tRNA ligase: protein MELSKNYTPSAIEEKWTAIWKEKRYFNSKPDGRKAFTVVIPPPNVTGVLHMGHTLNETVQDILVRKARMSGFNACWVPGSDHASIATEAKVVQMLEKEKGIKKRDLTREKFLEHAYEWKDKYGGIIYHQIEKLGCSVDWDRVSFTMDPDYYKAVIKVFVDLYNKKLIYRGARMINWDPAAKTALSDEEVEYKEIQGKLYYVEYKVANADGTPSGDKGIIIATQRPETIMGDTGVCVNPTDERYAHLKGKKVIVPLVNRAVPVIFDEYVDKEFGTGALKVTPAHDINDYNLGLKHNLEIIDTLTEDGRLSEAAQVCVGMDRFEARKEVVKLLKEQGLLVKEEEYTTRLGFSQRTSAVVEPRISTQWFVAMRTLADKALLAVTSGEVRIHPGDKFLATYKYWLENVKDWCISRQLWWGQQIPAYYAPDGSFVVAESKEAALEQFKQQGAQFTIKDLTQDEDCLDTWFSSWLWPIEVFKGVTQPGNPEINYYYPTSVLVTGQDIIFFWVARMIMAGMEYMNEKPFSDVYFTGMVRDKQGRKMSKSLGNSPDLLEMIDKSGADAVRFGIMISSPAGNDLLFDDSSPAQGREFNNKMWNALKLVKIFEARQATEAGNETVPFAVNWFQHRLNEAKADIEKSFAEFKLSEALKTLYSLIWTDFCSWYLEWIKPAPEQPIAKAVYEKTVDFFSELMQLLHPFMPFITEEIYQLLAERTDVLCIKQFTLVQPADKTMLLEGQLLQNVITGLRDTRNKNQLKPKEAIKLCIHTADNTLYKAIESILAKQVNADSITYVQEPVPNSIAAVIGKDKFYITSEQEVDTTHQKATLSKELEYLKGFLESVNKKLSNERFVQNAKPEVVNIEQKKKADAEAKIKIIEESLSHL, encoded by the coding sequence ATGGAATTAAGTAAAAACTATACTCCCTCGGCAATAGAGGAAAAATGGACCGCGATCTGGAAAGAAAAACGCTATTTCAACAGCAAACCCGACGGGCGCAAGGCCTTCACGGTGGTGATCCCCCCTCCCAATGTAACCGGTGTGCTGCACATGGGGCATACGCTCAATGAAACCGTACAGGATATCCTGGTGCGCAAGGCGCGTATGAGCGGCTTCAACGCCTGCTGGGTACCCGGCAGCGACCATGCTTCCATTGCCACAGAGGCCAAGGTGGTGCAGATGCTGGAAAAAGAGAAAGGCATTAAGAAGCGTGACCTTACCCGTGAAAAGTTTCTTGAACATGCCTATGAATGGAAAGATAAATATGGCGGCATCATTTATCACCAGATCGAAAAACTGGGCTGCAGTGTAGACTGGGACAGGGTATCTTTTACCATGGACCCGGATTATTATAAAGCGGTGATCAAAGTATTTGTAGACCTTTATAATAAGAAACTGATCTATCGCGGCGCCCGCATGATCAACTGGGACCCTGCCGCCAAAACAGCCCTCAGCGATGAAGAAGTAGAGTATAAGGAAATACAGGGCAAGCTGTATTACGTGGAATACAAAGTAGCGAATGCAGATGGCACTCCTTCCGGCGATAAAGGTATTATCATTGCTACCCAGCGCCCGGAAACCATTATGGGCGATACAGGCGTATGCGTTAATCCTACTGACGAACGCTATGCCCACCTGAAAGGAAAGAAAGTGATTGTGCCGCTGGTGAACCGGGCAGTACCCGTGATCTTTGATGAGTATGTAGATAAGGAATTTGGTACCGGCGCTTTAAAAGTTACGCCGGCACATGATATCAACGACTATAACCTTGGCCTGAAACATAACCTGGAGATCATTGATACCTTAACAGAAGATGGCAGGCTGAGCGAAGCCGCGCAGGTATGCGTAGGCATGGACCGTTTTGAGGCCCGTAAAGAAGTGGTAAAGCTGTTGAAAGAACAGGGCCTGCTGGTGAAAGAGGAAGAGTATACCACCCGTCTTGGTTTTTCCCAGCGTACCAGCGCGGTGGTAGAGCCCCGTATCTCTACCCAGTGGTTTGTAGCGATGCGTACACTGGCCGATAAGGCCCTGCTGGCCGTTACCAGTGGTGAAGTACGTATACACCCCGGCGATAAATTCCTGGCGACCTATAAATACTGGCTGGAGAATGTAAAGGATTGGTGTATCAGCCGCCAGTTGTGGTGGGGACAGCAAATACCGGCTTACTATGCACCTGATGGTAGTTTTGTGGTAGCAGAGAGCAAGGAAGCTGCGCTGGAGCAGTTTAAGCAACAAGGAGCACAGTTTACTATTAAAGATCTTACACAGGACGAAGACTGTCTGGACACCTGGTTCTCTTCCTGGTTATGGCCCATTGAAGTATTCAAAGGCGTCACCCAACCCGGCAACCCGGAGATTAACTACTACTACCCTACTTCTGTACTGGTAACCGGTCAGGATATCATCTTCTTCTGGGTAGCACGTATGATCATGGCGGGTATGGAATACATGAATGAGAAACCCTTCAGTGATGTATACTTTACCGGCATGGTGCGCGATAAGCAGGGCCGTAAGATGAGCAAGAGCTTGGGCAACTCACCCGACCTGCTGGAAATGATTGATAAGTCAGGCGCCGATGCGGTACGCTTTGGCATCATGATCTCTTCTCCGGCCGGTAATGACCTGCTGTTTGATGACTCATCGCCAGCTCAGGGCCGCGAATTCAATAATAAAATGTGGAATGCGCTTAAGCTGGTAAAAATATTCGAAGCGCGCCAGGCAACGGAAGCGGGCAACGAGACCGTGCCTTTTGCGGTGAACTGGTTCCAACATCGCCTCAACGAAGCGAAGGCGGATATTGAAAAGTCGTTCGCCGAATTTAAGCTGAGCGAAGCGCTGAAGACCTTGTATTCGCTGATTTGGACTGATTTCTGTAGCTGGTACCTCGAATGGATAAAGCCTGCACCAGAGCAGCCGATCGCGAAAGCAGTATATGAGAAAACGGTTGATTTCTTCTCCGAGCTGATGCAGTTGTTGCATCCGTTCATGCCTTTCATCACAGAAGAGATCTACCAGTTGTTGGCCGAGCGTACCGATGTGCTGTGTATAAAACAGTTTACTCTTGTACAACCTGCCGATAAAACGATGTTGCTGGAAGGCCAATTACTGCAAAATGTGATCACCGGTTTGCGCGACACCCGCAACAAGAACCAGTTGAAGCCCAAAGAGGCCATCAAGTTATGCATCCATACGGCTGATAATACCTTGTACAAAGCCATTGAATCCATCCTTGCCAAACAAGTGAATGCAGATTCCATCACTTATGTACAGGAGCCGGTGCCCAACAGCATTGCAGCCGTTATTGGCAAAGACAAATTCTACATCACTTCCGAACAAGAGGTAGATACTACGCACCAGAAAGCAACCCTGAGCAAAGAACTGGAATACCTCAAAGGGTTCCTCGAATCAGTGAATAAGAAACTGAGCAACGAACGTTTTGTGCAAAACGCCAAACCGGAAGTAGTAAACATTGAACAAAAGAAGAAGGCCGATGCAGAAGCGAAGATAAAGATCATAGAAGAGAGCCTTTCTCATCTGTAA
- a CDS encoding T9SS type B sorting domain-containing protein — MNPRKPNLLIVLLLLVHGCSLAQDLLPGRGNARTIDSLHRLRTLNRRSIQNTSPLFPQQAGVSHSPHRDTKRLQQPVANISLPAALARTMAVCFDTAGRYFLQEDTMTYYVTNSLLLSDGNVLISGEWASRNPPYRSGGFLMKCTDSGTLHWNRLYDTVNHVNYGFINYYKLVELQDGSFLLGGATHNPVTQNNDVIFTRTDNTGNIIWSKTYRSRLWQVGGSGSADYFYIQDLQQDPYTGDIFLSSPHWADGYNITRLSAADGTIAWSRYYTLWSANFDRPIGFDIKQNELVSFARYLPYNGTSFSMYRINKNTGDTISTKFFKPIDASNFNLGFLSGEQVVKLDNGNYALVGKLYKYYRATWTIDTADLYHAGVVELDPLGNFVRAYCFRNPYESNYYNTRITVFKDGSGVFSMLHVLSGYTADAYYVQFKNGQILKQRRKHYLGEGMPVENTALRLADGSDLVVKLLGDSISNINKIEFLNLHISDTASNCLGWDDFGTYIEPYKLEPDIYGIQSIGSNDLSESTNKTLISWNTVPYALPACRQVSHCDTLSLLASADTICVSGSLTLKARKNPGCGTFPFLEYDTTYVQSFRAVNDSVFQFNFKNPGEFKLYGSVQGCSLLTDSIKVIVRRSNGPVRLGNDTIICPGNTIQLNARKGYASYQWQDGSVDSVLKVTLPGIYHVLVTDSCGNPFRDTLEVKPHPPIPFDIGTDVITICEKDTITITAPASFFNYSWYPNYRISALNTQSIKVAPLMDTMYYVSAEKTAGCFVYDSIRVKVNQAPPIALGADASFCAGDSLVLDAGPGFNHYQWSNGSTAQQLTVFTAGTYWVKGEAVNGCKSADTFRVLQVFTNPAPSLGADAPLCEGATRLLDPGGYSLYAWNTGHTGRTVTAAQPGQYAVEVTDQHGCTGADTVVVDRMVPLPAGFLPADTTICSYSKHTLTPAGAFAAYLWSSGSTSNSILVTKAGVYWLEVSDQYHCKGKDTVEIVMKDCMKGLYIPNAFSPNNNRQNDLFKPLIFGNLAKYEFAIYNRWGQPIFRTTDIRKGWDGTCGGQLQAGTFVWTCTYQLEEEPVKKEKGIVMVVK; from the coding sequence ATGAACCCGCGAAAACCAAACCTGCTTATTGTCCTGTTGCTCCTGGTACATGGCTGTAGCCTGGCGCAGGACCTGCTGCCCGGAAGGGGTAATGCACGGACAATAGATTCCCTGCACCGTTTGCGCACCTTGAACAGGAGAAGCATTCAGAACACATCACCACTCTTTCCCCAACAGGCGGGCGTATCGCATTCACCTCACCGCGATACAAAACGACTTCAGCAACCGGTAGCCAATATATCCTTGCCTGCGGCACTTGCCCGCACCATGGCCGTATGTTTTGATACGGCCGGCCGTTATTTTCTGCAGGAAGATACGATGACGTATTATGTAACCAATTCACTCTTACTTTCCGATGGCAATGTATTGATCAGCGGAGAATGGGCAAGCCGGAATCCGCCTTACCGGAGTGGTGGTTTCTTAATGAAATGCACAGATAGCGGCACGCTTCACTGGAACCGCTTATACGACACTGTGAATCACGTCAACTACGGTTTTATTAATTATTATAAGCTGGTTGAACTGCAGGATGGTTCTTTTCTGCTGGGAGGCGCTACCCATAATCCGGTTACCCAAAATAACGATGTGATATTTACCCGTACAGATAATACCGGTAATATAATCTGGAGCAAAACGTACCGGTCGCGGCTGTGGCAGGTGGGCGGTAGCGGTAGTGCCGACTATTTTTATATACAGGACCTGCAACAGGACCCTTATACCGGCGATATTTTTCTTTCCAGTCCGCACTGGGCCGATGGTTACAATATTACGCGGCTCAGCGCTGCCGATGGTACGATTGCCTGGAGCAGGTACTACACCTTATGGTCAGCCAATTTTGACAGACCTATCGGCTTCGATATAAAACAAAATGAGCTGGTTTCTTTTGCGCGATACCTGCCTTATAATGGCACCAGCTTCAGTATGTACCGGATCAATAAGAATACCGGCGATACGATCTCAACGAAGTTTTTCAAACCCATAGACGCCTCGAATTTTAACCTGGGCTTCCTAAGCGGAGAACAGGTGGTAAAGCTGGATAATGGCAATTATGCGCTTGTTGGCAAGTTGTACAAGTATTACCGTGCGACCTGGACGATTGATACGGCCGATCTGTACCATGCAGGGGTGGTGGAGCTTGATCCTTTGGGCAATTTTGTACGGGCTTATTGTTTCAGGAATCCCTATGAAAGTAATTATTACAATACCCGCATAACGGTCTTTAAAGACGGATCGGGCGTATTCAGTATGCTGCATGTTTTAAGTGGCTATACGGCCGATGCCTATTATGTACAGTTTAAGAATGGACAGATACTGAAGCAGCGGCGTAAGCATTACCTCGGAGAGGGGATGCCCGTTGAAAATACTGCGCTCCGCCTGGCGGATGGCAGCGACCTGGTGGTGAAACTGCTGGGCGATAGTATTTCGAATATCAACAAGATTGAATTCCTCAACCTGCATATTTCCGACACGGCTTCCAATTGCCTGGGGTGGGATGATTTTGGTACTTATATAGAGCCCTACAAGCTGGAGCCAGACATTTATGGAATACAGTCTATTGGCTCCAATGACCTTTCTGAAAGCACCAACAAGACCCTTATTTCATGGAATACGGTGCCTTATGCGCTGCCTGCCTGCCGGCAGGTCTCACATTGTGATACGTTATCCTTGCTGGCTTCGGCCGATACGATCTGCGTATCCGGTTCACTGACGCTCAAAGCCCGGAAGAATCCCGGCTGCGGTACCTTTCCCTTCCTGGAATATGACACGACGTATGTTCAGTCATTCCGGGCGGTGAATGATTCTGTATTCCAGTTCAATTTCAAAAATCCGGGCGAGTTTAAACTGTATGGAAGCGTGCAAGGCTGCTCACTGCTTACAGATTCTATTAAGGTAATCGTACGCCGTTCAAATGGCCCGGTGCGACTGGGCAATGATACCATCATCTGTCCCGGCAATACCATACAACTGAATGCGCGCAAAGGCTATGCTTCTTACCAATGGCAGGATGGTTCGGTTGATTCTGTATTGAAGGTAACACTGCCCGGCATCTACCATGTGCTGGTCACAGATTCCTGTGGCAATCCTTTCCGGGATACACTGGAGGTGAAGCCGCATCCACCCATCCCTTTTGATATTGGCACGGATGTAATAACCATCTGTGAAAAAGATACCATCACAATTACGGCGCCGGCTTCTTTCTTTAATTATAGCTGGTATCCCAATTACCGTATCAGTGCTCTCAATACACAATCCATCAAAGTAGCGCCACTCATGGATACGATGTATTATGTGAGTGCAGAAAAAACAGCCGGCTGTTTTGTGTATGATTCTATCCGGGTGAAGGTGAACCAGGCGCCACCCATCGCACTGGGTGCCGATGCGTCCTTTTGTGCAGGCGACAGTTTGGTGCTGGATGCAGGCCCCGGTTTTAACCATTATCAATGGAGCAATGGCAGCACGGCCCAACAACTCACGGTATTTACTGCCGGCACTTACTGGGTGAAAGGGGAGGCGGTCAATGGCTGTAAGTCGGCAGATACCTTCAGGGTATTGCAGGTATTCACCAACCCTGCGCCCAGCCTGGGAGCAGATGCTCCTTTGTGTGAAGGTGCCACACGCCTGCTGGATCCGGGCGGTTACAGTCTGTATGCCTGGAATACCGGTCATACCGGCCGTACAGTAACGGCGGCACAGCCAGGCCAGTATGCGGTGGAGGTTACAGATCAGCATGGTTGTACCGGCGCCGATACGGTTGTGGTAGACAGGATGGTGCCGCTGCCGGCTGGTTTCCTGCCTGCTGATACCACCATTTGCAGTTATAGCAAACACACCCTTACACCTGCCGGCGCTTTTGCTGCTTATTTATGGAGTTCGGGCAGTACCAGTAATTCGATCCTCGTTACCAAAGCGGGCGTTTACTGGCTGGAGGTGAGCGACCAGTACCATTGTAAAGGAAAAGATACCGTGGAGATTGTAATGAAGGATTGTATGAAAGGGCTATATATTCCCAATGCTTTTTCTCCCAATAACAACAGGCAGAACGACCTCTTCAAACCATTGATCTTTGGCAACCTGGCCAAGTATGAATTTGCTATTTACAACCGCTGGGGGCAGCCCATTTTCAGAACGACAGATATCCGCAAAGGGTGGGATGGGACCTGCGGCGGGCAATTACAGGCCGGCACTTTTGTATGGACCTGCACGTACCAACTGGAAGAGGAACCGGTGAAAAAGGAAAAGGGGATTGTGATGGTGGTGAAGTAG
- a CDS encoding exonuclease domain-containing protein: MYAIVDIETTGGYAANNDITEVAIVLHDGEKIVERFESLIKPVRAIPYYIQVLTGITPDMVEEAPSFSAIAPAIHGLLEGAVFVAHNVNFDYSFLKHHLSQAGYELTASKLCTVRLSKKVFPGFKSYSLGNLCQSLGIFIENRHRAGGDADATVRLLEHLLRHDAITHIQQFIKKGAKEQSLPPHLPKEEVDKLPYTPGVYYFHDQKGKVLYVGKAKNLKYRVRSHFTHNGAGRQRQEFLRNIYSITYQPCATELMAFILESVEIRRLWPPYNSSQKRFTPAYGLYLYEDRSGYQRLAIDKMKKNLTPIYTFNLLLEGHRLLRRLMENFELCPKLCHMQTDTGLCAGLLDNTCRGACAHRETAQEYNERVQQAVDYLDQNLPTFAVVDEGQQTIEQSCILIEKGRFYGMGYLPSDCSVHDIDSLKGYLTRYPENDYIRGLVYQHVEKYPHKKVTWKAEA, translated from the coding sequence ATGTATGCCATTGTAGATATAGAAACCACCGGCGGTTATGCTGCTAATAACGACATAACGGAGGTGGCTATTGTGTTACACGACGGGGAAAAGATCGTGGAGCGCTTTGAAAGCCTGATAAAACCTGTGCGGGCGATCCCTTATTACATCCAGGTGCTGACGGGCATTACGCCTGATATGGTAGAAGAAGCGCCTTCTTTTTCAGCAATAGCCCCTGCTATACATGGCTTACTGGAAGGGGCTGTATTCGTTGCCCATAATGTGAATTTTGACTATTCTTTCCTGAAGCATCACCTGTCGCAGGCCGGCTACGAGCTTACGGCCAGCAAGCTTTGTACAGTACGCCTTTCCAAAAAGGTATTCCCCGGCTTCAAATCCTACAGCCTGGGCAACTTATGCCAGAGCCTGGGTATTTTCATAGAGAACAGGCACCGGGCGGGCGGCGATGCCGATGCCACTGTACGCCTGCTGGAGCACCTGCTGCGCCATGATGCCATCACCCATATCCAGCAGTTTATTAAAAAAGGGGCCAAAGAGCAATCCCTTCCACCACACCTGCCCAAGGAAGAGGTAGACAAGCTGCCGTATACACCCGGCGTGTATTATTTCCATGACCAGAAAGGCAAGGTGTTGTATGTAGGCAAGGCCAAGAACCTGAAATACCGGGTACGCAGTCATTTTACCCACAATGGCGCCGGCCGCCAACGGCAGGAGTTCCTGCGCAATATTTACAGCATCACTTACCAGCCTTGCGCTACCGAGCTGATGGCCTTTATCCTCGAAAGTGTAGAGATCAGGCGCCTATGGCCTCCCTATAACAGCAGCCAGAAACGTTTTACCCCGGCTTACGGATTGTACCTGTATGAAGACAGGAGTGGGTACCAGCGCCTGGCCATTGATAAAATGAAGAAGAACCTGACCCCCATTTATACGTTCAACCTGCTCCTGGAGGGGCACCGCCTGTTACGGCGGCTGATGGAGAACTTTGAGCTGTGCCCCAAGTTGTGCCACATGCAAACGGATACCGGCCTCTGCGCCGGCCTGCTGGACAATACCTGCCGGGGCGCCTGTGCACACCGCGAAACTGCTCAGGAATACAATGAACGGGTACAACAGGCAGTAGATTACCTGGACCAAAACCTGCCTACGTTTGCCGTGGTCGACGAAGGCCAGCAGACCATTGAACAAAGCTGCATCCTCATAGAAAAAGGCCGTTTTTATGGCATGGGCTACCTGCCATCCGACTGTTCAGTACATGATATAGATTCCCTGAAAGGCTACCTGACCCGCTATCCTGAAAATGATTATATCAGGGGCCTTGTATACCAGCACGTTGAGAAATATCCCCACAAAAAAGTGACCTGGAAGGCCGAAGCCTGA
- a CDS encoding M1 family metallopeptidase, whose translation MSLTRLLLISCFIVLMGVSCKEAPEPAPAPGVPLTLAGQRKALLSGIRYQLDFTLPAQKDQPVTGLETVFFTLSSDTVDVVLDFKQAPGSVRSLKVNGHQKDVRHENEHIIIPAGSLKKGENKAELLFEAGNSALNRNPDYMYALFVPERARTAFPCFDQPDLKAIFELSITIPQAWKAMSNGPLVKTTPQDSSTAWQFGPSDTIPTYLFSFTAGRFNTATKMAGGREMEFLYRETDSVKLASSIPAIFDMHAQSLQFLEGYTGIPYPFRKFSFAAIPDFQFGGMEHPGAIWYNANSLFLDSSATRTQLIRRATLIAHETSHMWFGDLVTMKWFNDVWMKEVFANFMADKIAGVMLPDNNAGLKFMIDHYPAAYSVDRTRGANPIRQPLDNLDEAGSLYGNIIYHKAPIMMLQLERLIGSPALQKGLQEYLRKYAFNNATWPDLITILDSHTTEDLQSWNDSWVNRPGRPAINQFLTDVKGNTYGLFNIDTTTTGTIWQIKDPVLRAFNYVNLYENVIEGRDVTPENWMLVILKDLSIEKEELISQLLLNELNNIYWVYLSPAKRSELQVIVEAQLLKMMNNAGKPNMKKQFFKAWTGIAASEAARNSMYNTWNHKQPPAGVKLTEDDYTDLAAGLALRNHPAAGEILKEQLARTENPDKKARLEFLMPSLAADEKVRGSFFESLKDVKNRRKEAWVNTAVAYLHHPLRGNGAEQYIMPSLDLLEDIQRTGDIFFPYNWLQATLGMYQSERAAATVSAFISTHPGYNSRLLNKLLQTADHLFRARKILDNKK comes from the coding sequence ATGTCCCTGACCCGTTTGCTCCTTATCTCTTGCTTCATCGTGCTGATGGGCGTTTCCTGTAAGGAGGCTCCTGAACCAGCGCCTGCGCCCGGTGTGCCGCTTACCCTGGCCGGGCAGCGGAAAGCATTGTTGTCGGGCATCCGGTACCAGCTAGATTTTACCCTGCCAGCGCAAAAAGACCAGCCGGTTACGGGCCTTGAAACGGTGTTTTTCACCCTTAGCAGTGATACCGTCGACGTCGTCCTCGATTTTAAACAGGCCCCGGGAAGTGTACGGTCATTGAAGGTAAATGGCCATCAGAAAGATGTACGCCATGAGAATGAGCATATTATCATCCCGGCTGGCAGCCTGAAGAAAGGGGAGAACAAAGCAGAACTGTTATTTGAAGCTGGCAACAGCGCACTGAACAGGAACCCTGATTATATGTATGCTTTGTTTGTGCCCGAGCGGGCAAGAACGGCTTTTCCCTGTTTTGACCAGCCTGATCTGAAAGCCATCTTTGAGCTTTCCATCACCATACCACAGGCATGGAAAGCCATGTCCAACGGACCACTGGTAAAAACCACGCCGCAAGACAGTAGTACCGCCTGGCAGTTCGGCCCATCAGATACCATCCCCACCTATCTTTTTTCTTTTACGGCGGGCCGGTTCAACACAGCAACGAAAATGGCCGGCGGCCGTGAGATGGAGTTCTTGTACCGGGAAACCGACAGTGTCAAACTGGCTTCCAGCATCCCGGCCATCTTTGATATGCATGCGCAGTCCCTGCAGTTCCTCGAAGGGTATACCGGTATACCCTATCCCTTCCGCAAATTCAGCTTTGCCGCCATTCCCGATTTCCAGTTTGGCGGCATGGAACATCCGGGCGCCATCTGGTACAATGCCAATTCCCTGTTCCTCGACAGCAGCGCTACCCGTACGCAACTGATCCGGCGGGCCACCCTGATAGCGCATGAAACTTCCCATATGTGGTTTGGCGACCTGGTGACGATGAAATGGTTCAATGACGTATGGATGAAAGAAGTGTTTGCCAATTTTATGGCCGATAAAATTGCGGGCGTCATGCTGCCCGATAATAATGCCGGCCTGAAGTTTATGATCGATCATTATCCCGCTGCGTATAGCGTAGACCGTACCCGGGGCGCCAACCCCATCCGCCAGCCGCTGGACAACCTCGATGAGGCGGGCTCGTTATACGGCAATATCATTTATCACAAGGCGCCCATCATGATGCTGCAACTGGAGCGGCTGATTGGCTCGCCCGCACTGCAGAAAGGCTTGCAGGAATACCTGCGTAAGTATGCTTTTAATAATGCCACCTGGCCCGACCTGATCACCATCCTTGATAGCCATACTACAGAAGACCTGCAATCATGGAACGACAGTTGGGTCAATAGGCCGGGAAGGCCAGCGATCAACCAGTTCCTCACGGATGTAAAGGGCAATACGTATGGATTGTTCAATATAGATACGACAACAACAGGAACTATCTGGCAGATCAAAGACCCTGTATTGCGGGCATTCAATTATGTCAACCTGTATGAGAATGTGATCGAAGGCAGAGACGTGACGCCGGAAAACTGGATGTTGGTTATCCTGAAAGATCTGTCGATTGAAAAAGAGGAACTGATCAGCCAGTTATTACTGAATGAGCTGAATAATATTTATTGGGTTTATCTATCACCGGCAAAGCGTAGTGAGTTGCAGGTGATCGTAGAAGCGCAACTGCTGAAGATGATGAATAATGCCGGTAAACCCAATATGAAGAAGCAGTTTTTCAAAGCCTGGACAGGCATAGCAGCGAGTGAAGCAGCCCGGAACAGTATGTACAATACCTGGAATCATAAACAACCACCGGCAGGCGTAAAGCTGACGGAGGATGATTATACCGACCTCGCTGCCGGGCTGGCGCTGAGGAACCATCCCGCAGCAGGGGAGATATTGAAAGAACAACTGGCGCGGACAGAGAACCCCGATAAAAAGGCAAGGCTGGAGTTCCTGATGCCATCGCTGGCTGCTGATGAGAAGGTCAGGGGCAGCTTTTTTGAATCACTGAAGGATGTAAAGAACAGGCGCAAGGAAGCATGGGTGAATACCGCCGTAGCCTACCTGCATCATCCCTTGCGGGGAAATGGCGCTGAGCAATACATTATGCCTTCATTGGACTTACTGGAAGACATACAGCGTACCGGCGATATTTTCTTCCCCTACAACTGGCTGCAGGCCACCCTGGGCATGTACCAAAGTGAGCGGGCAGCCGCTACCGTTTCAGCATTCATCAGCACCCATCCGGGTTATAACAGCCGGCTGCTGAATAAATTGCTGCAGACGGCGGACCATTTATTCAGGGCAAGGAAGATATTGGACAATAAAAAATGA